The genomic region TGCTTGACTCTGCCATGGGTTCTCTTGTCCATCACGTCCTGCCGGGTCATCTTGCAGCCGTAACGTCTGAAATGAAGATTAACTATGTGGCTCCGGGCATCGGCTCAGAGCTCACGTGCACCGCAACTCTTATCCACAGGGGCAGCAAAACGCTTGTGACAGAAGGCAGAGTTGTCCGCGATGACGGAAAATTAATGGCCCATTGTACAGCAAGCTTTTTTATCATCGACAGACCAACTCCATAATAGGCGGGGATCCAATGTTTCCATTTTTTAAAAAGACCTGTTATTTCTGTAAAAAGAAAGTGAAGAATTCAGAGGTTTATCTTGGGGAAAAACAGAAGAAAATCCATGTGTGCAGGCTGTGTAAAGCCTATGCCGAACGAAGAGCATACCGCAAAGCATAAGAAAAGACATCCCTCCCGGATGTCTTTTCTATCCTTATTCAAAAGGCCTGATAAAGTTTTGTGTATAGTAAAGCTCGTTGACACCTACACCAAGCTTCGTAAATTCAGGGTTCAGCAGGGCTTCTCTGTGGCCTTTGCTGTTAAGCCAGCCTTCAACCGCAGCAATGCCGTCAATGTACTGGGCAGCAATATTTTCACCCGCAAGCTGATAAGTGACTCCCCCTTCTTTCAGTCTGTCGCCAAGACTCCCTTCAGTCGGTGATTCATGAGAGAAGTAATTGTTGACGAGCATATCATTGCTGTGACCGAAAGCAACCTCTGAAGTCATTTGATCCCATTCTACAGGCGGTACGCCGTGCCTGTCGCGGATCACGTTTGTCAGATCCAGAATCTGTTT from Bacillus sp. FSL H8-0547 harbors:
- a CDS encoding PaaI family thioesterase encodes the protein MEKAEIAKLLAEIKEEDLPAAELFLLGLQKKAQKENGTYIGAFLAPSGEYRENEFILKIPNTPLIQNSLEIVHGGITATLLDSAMGSLVHHVLPGHLAAVTSEMKINYVAPGIGSELTCTATLIHRGSKTLVTEGRVVRDDGKLMAHCTASFFIIDRPTP